The nucleotide window caatCAAAAAACTTAGTTCTGATTTAGTCGCTTAGtagttaattttcaattaagaCACCCATTGACTAACCTGACTTGATTATAAgctatgtaaatttttacttagttTCAATAGACAGACACATCGTACCATTTCTCATTTGAACAACTAATTATAATTCGTTTCTACCTGATATTTTAACGTCAACAAAATTTTAGAAATCACGTGTTGTTTAAAAGCATTTGCATTAATtagagtaaataaaattataaaaccgGAAAggtatattgaataaaactaatattattatcggTGCATGGTGATGGACAAGGCTCATGTTGATctgttcatattttaaattatacccaAAACTTAGTCGAAAgattagtttataatttaaatcttatcGGTAGTTTCAACCGTGAACGCACATAGTATCACGATACGCGACATGCACAAAAGCTGACGCGTCTTATATATATCAGTTTTTCCTCCAACATTGATTTTGTGCCCTTTCAAAAAAGGACTTCTGAGTAAATCACAATTCTGCCAATGTTGCGTTCTAAGTCTTAACAGGGTGAAGATAGATTTAATGGATTGAATTTAATCTAAGCAGTTACCCAAAACAAAAATGGcttcacataaaataaacaacacacacagatatataataatacatacaagaGGTTAACATTATACTACAAGTTGTGGAGGGGAGaatcttatttataagtttaatttattaacagaaataaatttaaaaataaaattttaaaaattgtaaaaaaccGTAAAATTTTGAGGATAGAGCTCTATGGGAGGGAAAGAAGGGAGTTAAGTTTTTGTAAGTCAAACATATATCATGACGCCATCGTCCGCTATTAATTGCATCGACGTCCATCTACTAAAAACCATAGCATATTCAGAATGGGtggaattgaaattaaatttaattggtcCTTTGgtcatttaattgatttaaacaaaaatggtAAGTAAAGCAAGTAGAAATTTACAGTTTGTCAGAGAACACAAGAACAGGATGacgatttgaattaattaattttgtaacagGTTTAGTAGTTGTAAGGTGGGTGGACCATGGAAGGCCATGCTCCTTTGAAGGccaagtattaaaaaatcatagttACAGTCATGTGAAGACAAATTCCTTCCATTCCCACAAAGCTCCATCAACGGACATAGACGCAGCGGCGACTCGCTCGTGttgctattttttttgtgGGGTCCCTAGCTTCGTAGACTTCGGTCATCAacgttaaaattgtaattcgCGAGCTCAGCaaaagttaagttttttatataaatatcccattattatcatatttttttactgtaaattgtcaaatacagatttttttatagtactaaagaaataaataataagtttacctcgatttcaattaaaatatcggTAGTGTTCCTATGAAAGCCGGTGGTTCCTTATAAGGCCAATCAAAAATTTGACCTGAGAATTTAGTTGACCTTGCTAGGGCACATGGGTCTCAATAGGAAGGATTATTCAACTATTCAACTTATACTGAATAGAAATTTCTTTCAAAGTTAGTATGTTACagatagattatattatagatatcttttattgaaaaacGAATTGGTAACTCATTTGTTATCGAAATAATCGTCTTTACctactataatttttatgaataagttcTTAGTTATATGATAATGGTCAGGGCATGTTCGTTgagtttattaaagaagattataatatgttaagcATTATATTTTTCGTTTAAATGAAAGAGCTTTTTATCTAGTTTTAGTAAAAGCggatattttgattataacaATTCTAGTTTTAAGTTGAACGgctgatttataatattggcCTTGTATGGAGCCCTGTTTCTTGCAAGGCCGTTTGGAAGAgctttataaaagttatgtttaagAAATAGTGATTACgcctacaataaaaaaagtaatttatatattccacaataaaacaaagtgttaattaataatttgtttctttcatttatctagtacattaattaataaaaactgtatattCGTTACGGTGGCCTTCCATGGTCCAcccatatataaaataataattgacattTTAGTAAGGTATTACGTAAACTTCTTCGtactttattttcaaaattttttttaaagaacaaacAGGCTTACTTATTGTtgagtgatatcgccgcccagcGATACTCAGCTGCAGGTCCTAACAAATCCTGAACACCCAGGGTAACTGctgtagaagatgcagagactccaaatctctacgcaacgccaaaggatcaagcctcTAGGAAATCATGGTGACGATTTGAAACAGTTCCTGTTTTATCGGTAGATCATGAACAcctaatttatgtaaatgtgttTGAAGtcgatttaatatttctaaattaattcatCATCATCACGTTATGGACAAATATTTGTGGAGTGAGTCTAGAGCCTCTGTTAttctaaaatttgtttatttattataatttacacattACTTACATAGTCATTAGCTATGTTGAGTTAAGTGCTATGTTGAGCCAGAATGTTCGCGAGAATATTATAGTGAGGGGGCTGACATATAAACCTGTGGGATATATGACCATGGATATTATGACCACGGtgaaacagaaatatattattaccactttttatttgtttttaaacggtcgaattaacttttatgattatttggGAGATTTGCAATCTAAAGTAAATCTATCTATTGTTATTGCTTTCTATTTCAGGAAAGTATAATGAGGTAAACAATAGGTATGTATATCATTGTGTGTAAATACATCCAAgggtttttaataagttttgtaaaaaatctcaaaaattAAAGAGGCAAGCAATGTAAaggttattattttagaaaatgtataatgaGAATCTTGCTAAACcttcatacataaaatatagttctttcaaacaattttaactGGAAAACGACTGATACAATTTTCATGGTGTTTGATTTATTGTTATGGAGACAATTCGTTCcgaacatcaggtgagcctcctgcccgtttgtccccctgttctatttttgtttgtttacacTACATAGACACACTAAATGTAGAGGATGTAAAATGCGGACTAAAGCTGTTGACTGTCTGATGCTGGAATTTGTCGAAGAAATTATGCTGTATCTGGTGTAAAGTATCGTAttgcgtttttattttattaataaaaaatcacctATTTTCTAACAAAGTGGttcattttgatttatttattctaaaaacacTAACTAAAAACTCTCCTAGAAGGTGAATAAATAGTTTGATTGGTTATCAATGGCGTAACTTTTTtggaagtgaaacttctttaggagcatgagggtaaaaaatttacggaacgtcacaaagatgtgcagcgtttttgttgaaCCGATCGACCGATTGAGAGACAGTGAGAAAGGGAAATCGATAAAATATACACGCTTTTACTTCATAttatattcgtttagtagttacatatctAATATGGAAACTTAAcatggaaattctgtcgcatagcgtgttgtgcagtaaacgcagattttttttattcatgttaTCATTTaggcacgtatacagtgtgtaaacagtgtgaatatagacaCAAATATCCTTGTATTTCTATATCATATACTGGTAAATGATCatcttctttgtaaattaagtatcttagcaataattaatttacaaagaagtttcacttctcacatgtgtactttgtacgcacacacttttttttaaatacaacgtGGTGCAACATGCACAGCTGTGTTTAATTTCTCAGATACAGCCACATTTCtttaagtttcataatatttcGTCCTCAATTGAATTGACTGGTTTCAGGTTTATCCCTAACCGTGATTCAGTACGCAGATACAGTCCGACTTACTATTATGCCTGATGCGAGACTTACGCCCTTACACACAGTACCTTCCACAAGATGGCCGACAGCTATCGAGCAATTGGTCAACAGGATTTACCAACAAATCGCCAGGATTACCGGACGGCCGATAGAAGTTCCATTAAGTCAGAGAGTACAAGATATTCTAGAAACTGTCCGGGAACCAGAGAGTGAAGACGATTCAGAAACATCAAGGCTGGCAGAGACAATACGAACTCTACCATCGATTACGAAGCCAGAGAGTATAGAAAGAGATGAGTCGCAGTGATTAGATTCATACGCCAAGACGACATAGACATTACAAATAAACAGTGACACTCAATGCAGCTTTAATAAGATTTAGTTATGAAATTCAAAGAGAGCTacgaaatattgtttttgtgaaatattatttgaaggaGCAGTActgaaaaatttactttttaagactcaataaaaataatttttacaaataacaaaaatatttttaccatttgttattaagaaaatatataaagaaaaatcattATAGCTTTACACTTTGACTTAATACTAAGACTTGATAggagataaaaaaaacaaaacatttcaaacaaaatatattttccttaacTACTTTCTCCCTTTCTTCTTCTTGCTTTTTGTTTCTTGTTTCTTCCTAGGTGTAATGTCTATAACCACTTGTGGTTGCTCTACAATTTGCACGTCATCTTTCTTCTGTCTCTTTTTTGTCCTCGTGATATCCACGATCTCAATTTCTGGTTGGTCTACGACCTCCACGTCCATTTCTTCATAGCTGAATCCTGGTATGACAGGTTTTACCAGGTGGAAGACCAGTTTTCGGTGCTGTAAGTTTGTGCTGTCTAAACTGAGTCTTACAACAATTTCATCAAAAGTTCGTAGGACTACACCGTTGCATATTTGCACGTGTTCCTGAAAcacgaaattttaatataacagaaaGTTTCTAAACGGCGGAAAAAattcaaacttaaataatttagctgacccggcaaaggttgttttgccatgtttttgtgccaaaaaaattaaagtttataattaacaaataaaacataatgattgtagaggggtgaaaatttagggttgcatgtatttttgtatggtgtatcgtaaaaaaacgaaaaattttgtccaaaaaaatttaggggtggaccacccttaacatttagggggatgaaaaatagatgctgttcgattctcagacctacccaatacacacacaaaatttcatgagaatcggtcgagccgtttcggaggagttcggttactaaccccgtgacacaagaattttatatattagattataaaattaatatttttaaatcgtcgTCGTAATCGTCGATTTTCATACGGTTATGACAAAATAAGTGATTATGAAGGTTCTAGGTTTTATCGGTGTGAATATAACTATGTTTGTTGGAAGTATTAGAAAGGTGACAGCCTAGCACAGATCCAAGAATAAtaactacaaataaaatctattcttaaacaaaacttttaatttttatttggactTTGTCTAAAACAgacaaaaattaactttaacaataatatgaacatttttttcataagaAGCCCAATAtccgtaaattaaaaaaaaatatccgtGAGTTCAGAAACCTAAAATTAACTAAGTTACGTATAGgtctctttatttaatatatttagttaatgaTTAGAAGTGTAAACCATTTGGTTTACAAAACGAGCCCCATATTTTTTCCACActcattgtaatttaaaattcgcgcTTCCGTTAATGTCCAAATGGGTCGACTACGCATTTATTGTAGTGTCACTTAGTAATTTAAGCACCGTTACATAAGCCAAGTTAGCCTCTTATTAGCGTCTCAACTCCACTACaccttattgtatattttttataaacttagcTTGACACCCAATCAAACataatgtttcattaaaatatatttgaacataTCAACAGCTATCACCGAACTTAACTCgggttatacaattatataaatttcgaTCATTGACTAGCGAATTTTTAAagtcaaacatttaattaaaatcaagagTATATTCACCTCTTCATTGTACATGAATTTGTCTGAGGGTAGATACAATGGTCCTTCGAGGCCGTACTTGGGTATTAACACTTGAAGCGCGTTCCGTTTAACAGCCAGCACTACCGCCGACTCGACTTCTACGCGATCCTTGAATAagatctataaatataagaaaatattagtatgataaataaaatttgacataCAGGAGCCGTACTTAGCGGTAAGTCTTAATCTTAGTGAGATGAACTTAAATTaagaaacatacatacataaataccttgaataaaaatagtacaaattatcatttttaataaaattgatttattaaataacatcgTTAGGTGCCAAAGATTGTTTTATTACGAACATTAAAAGCACAGAATACAACGACATGACTAGTCATATTTGGTAAAACCCGATAGTCATAATAGCAGATGACATTGTAATTAAGAACCTAATACAATCGAATTCAGCCgagacctttgattttggtcaatataacctgtatgttgttctaaaccaTGTCGTAAGTGGTTTGGACTATATTCACAGTATTTCGTTATACGACATTTATCATTACAAAATTCAGTTATATTGTtgctattatattaaagatttttattttattattaaagatgaaaaaaaaacttattcatCCACATTCCACAAGATTGATCTTAGCTCCcaatttaataacaacaatttCCGAAGAAATAACACTAATAAACGTAATTCAAATAAGCAGTAAGTATTGAGTAGGAATCAAACAACTAATCGTAAATAAGACAATgtgtatttgaattttaaacttGAAGATGatgatataagaaataaataatattttttattagctatgtgttttttttctgaaaatgttataatatcgAAGTTGAATCCATGATATTTTTGAAGCATCGTGATtactaaactaatttaaattatgaaaaagatGTTTTAAGCCTtgcgataaaaataatatcatctaGGCAAccacatataatatatcttaaaaacaTTCACATATATACTTACATGGGTATTAAGGGCGACGGACGCCCTTCCTGCGTACTGAGCTTGTCTATGGCGATAATTAAGATTCTCGCATAACGATACGGCATATTTCGTGTCTAATATACTGGCGTGTGTCGCATCAGCGCCTATGCATGATGCAAGCAGTCTATGTACTACTACATCGGCGTATctgaaatatttcttatttaaatacctgtttttactgtttactttttacaaAGGAATTGCTTTGACAACCAACGTTAATCTCTCTCTGGGTATTGCTGTTTTTCTACGGattgattttgaatattttagcaataataaaaaattcaaagctTTAAATTGCTTAAGAAACTtctgtttcatttaaatgacCACTGATTCACTTTAAgcatgtaataaaagttagcCGAACGCCTATATTATATAGGTGTGATTGCCCGTTGCTCCCAAACTGTTAGACCAATTATGAtgcattatttgtaaaatatatactggTACATAGTATATCGTAAAGTTGTCGATTtgacacaaaataattaatataaattattttagtgcGTATACGTAAAACGCGTACTCACCTACGTATAGGTGACGTAAAGTGCGTATAAATCGGACACGCAAGTCCGTAATGGTAGTACTCCTCCTTCGCAAGAGTTCCACTCGAAAAGTAGACCGCTTGTTGCATACAACGCGTCGCCATAATTCGCAATAAAGTATTGAAAAATGGTCTCGACGGGATCACTGCTTCGTTAAGTGACTTCGAAAATGCCTTATTCGTTGATACGTCCAGTTCGAAACcctaaaattcatttaaatattaattgtaatattaaatatatctaatataatattattttttaaggacTTAATAATATCACTAAGGGGTTATGTTTTACTCAACCCATTTGGATAAATGTTGAACAGTATCGTGGGAATCGTAATCATGTCAATACTAAGTAAATAgcaaattatatgttaattttttttgttcaactttaaattatataataaaattatcaaaaaaactattatgttactttttttatagaacagggggcaaacgggcaggaggttacCTTAAGTGTCGTTATACACCtgacgttaagtgatactgccgcccatgggcactcccaatgccagagggctcgcgagtgtgttgccggccttttaagaattggtacgcttttttcttgaaggaccctaagtcaaattggttcggaaatactttagtggacAGCTAGTTCCACAAAGAAGTGGGGCGCCGTCGAGGAAaagcggacgtcgaggtgatacgggtggaatttcgtattctgcctcgacgtccgatgatgaaactcagctgcaggtattaaagttctgaacttaaaaaaattacaaaagctAACGTTacctttttgaattaaaaaaaaatttacattcaaaAGAAACAGACAATTGACAGtgataaaactattaatatatacctGTTGAGCAGCGGCCTTTAGGAAAGTGTTAAAGTTGGCCGGCGGTGGGGCGGGATGTCTTCTTAACAACGCACTCTGCGGAAATTCACTCGCAATGTGTTCAGCCACGCTCACATTGGCCAGCAACATGAACTCTTCTACCATGGAATTTGTATCCAGTATACGTTTAGCTTGGACTTCCATTGGCTCGTGGGTTTCAGAATCCACCTATGAAGcgagaataatataataagaatcatttataaaaccaTTCTTAACAAAATTAGGTatgaattttaagtaatttgaatttgCTGGATTTTTTCTGCTaatcactatttttttaaatatgagaCTTgagtatacaatatttaacttagaatgtttttaaagataaactagaaattttagatatttctttagattttagtCTATTAGTTAagtcattttaaatgtttacttgtaattcattatttttttccttactcAATTTGCCTGAGTTCGCTGTTAGTTATAAAGCCACCCATTGCATCactaatagtttatattacctgcttttatcaaaaacaaactcttaataaaataaatctaaaatggtaaaattattatgaaaaaaaaatacaaacttaaaaattgaCTGATTAAGATCACATCACAGTCGACTCTGGATGACTTGAAATTCAATTGACCAGaagtaaatttcaaataaataaataaattactaataggTTAAAGTAACAAGCGCTTAAATAACCACGAGGGGTGAATCATGATTTGTGAGTGTAGTACTCACCTCGAATCGTATCTCAGGCGAAGCCAACAGCAATGCCCCATTGTCCAATCGCTTCTGTTTCAATTTCTTAGCGAGCGCGTTCAGCGTACGAAGCGAAGCGGCCACTTCGTCCTGCCTCGAGCCATCGTCTATCGCTATCTGGGCCTGCTCATACGTCATTGCGGCACGCGACTACAAACagggtaattaatttaatttagctaAATATGATAGTATTTAAAAGGATGTTAATATTCTTCACTGCAACAAAAGTTTGAGGAAATATTCGGAGAGCCGGGAAGACTGACTTTCATTAGCAGtaacaaattacttttttttaatattacaaaattttaattaaatattaattaaaaattttgtaatttataattaattattaattatcgtttgtctaatgtttttttacaaatttcagtttaattttttttttactaaactttTCCATTTCATACACTGTTTATCAATGTAAtatgttttggctttgtatgTTGtccaaatgttttgttttaaaatgagtAAGATTAGTAAGAAATAGATACCTATACtccgatttttaattccgtagaattctgacagctatcattttttgacatgtcagaaccggcacatttttttagtttgaatACGAGTCTGAACATCTGAgtctatacattttatttgttagtgaatgtatccattttattaaCTGCAGGTGCTCCTTTAATGAGTTTAATGGCGAGTGAAAATTACgtccctttttattttttgttttaaataaaaaaaggtgaaGTAAACAATATAACGAAATATGATACCTTGATAACACTCTTGTGAAACTTCGTATTGAGGACATTTGCATTTTCATCTATTTCCCAAACACAAGAAAACGCCAGTCTCTCTTCGCCACCGCGAAGTGAGCACAGGTTTGAACTCAGCAGGTCTGAAAAAGCCAATGATTACTACTCCATATACAAGTGTCGTGCTTAAGAGTTTCTTTAACGTTCTCAAAGACAGTCATCAGTTCTATGAGTTGTATGAggtttattatgaataatcaaTTACTTCAAtatatttcaccatgcctcctgctgatagaggacaaatctttgtttttaatttattttattattctttattactcaatatgtcatatggaatatggtgtagtggttgcagctccttacaaacattgtgtaagaAAACTTGGCGATGAAatagagtggcggagagtttattgccagttcttctcttccgttctacgcccttgatttgagaactggcagtaaatgtaaaataagattcatttaatatttcttttttttttgacgttcataagtgtacatcatgttacctacatgaataaatgaattttgacttttataaatttcttaaaaaaatggtaTTGCTCTTGTTAGAATCGCATTATTGGTCTTTAGCGTTCTCATTCTCTCATCCCTGaaatcgtaggttcgatctccgtcTGTGCACCTATGGAAtatctatgtgcgtatttaacattcgctagAATGgtcaaggaaaacatcgtgaaaaaACCAGCTTAGACccaaatttttgtaatttttttgctGAACCTATTCGATTTGAAATCTAGGCTAACAATGTAGGTACAGTCTCATTATACCCTTGTCAATATCAATCtaccaattaaatataatatttcagaccatagtattgtcttttattaacataacttttacacatttaaagaaaaacactttttaacggattatagttatgtattattgtatttaaacttataattatttgtacatcattttaaattcaaaccgacgtttcgcgtgctttacagcgtgcgtggtcacggtgactgaagacaaaggtgttaaatgtcaaaaaatattacagctgcagaaaatgttgtgttatctgtatttatttttgagttggtaccaactccggggaaatggaaaaatttaaaattatgtacaaataattataagtttaaatacaataatacataactataatccgttaaaaagtgtttttctttaaatatttcagaccggcaacacacttgcgagctctctggcaatgtgaatgcccatgggcggcggtatcacttaacatcaggtgagcctcctgcctgtttatataaaatgcacGACTGAATTGtctcaattataatatacttattataatacattattaaatttctataaatctTTATCCATATAATCCATGCGGTTAGATAAACTCACCCGGTACCATATCGATCCTCTTCCCCACCAGATACACAGTGGTAGACCTGGAAGCAGCTTCCTTATCCAACGCGGTGTTCGGTCTCACGAAGTGCGTCACATCAGCGATGTGGACTCCGACCTCGTACTTCTTCAGACCATTTGTGGTGCCGGGGATGGGACGGGCGTGTAACGCGTCATCAATATCAGTACATCCTGGCGGATCCACTGAACATACACAGATGGATCTGAGATCTACGCGTTTTTTTATCTCCTACAATATAAAGTGTATTTGTTGAAAGACCGATTTTCATATGTGTATTTGAAAGCTCTAAAAGGAATACCTCTTCTGTAATGGTCCAGTCATCTGGAGGTAGACAAGCCAACACAGCCTCACTAAACCTTGCATGGGGCACATCGTGTTCTAGTAGTATCACCTCGTTCTCGGCATCTTTATCACCTAAAAATCGACATCAAAATTTAGTTAACTCATTATGTTCTGTTAACAGTACCCCTTCATTTATGGGGGTGGAAGATGGCCACACTTCGAGAAAAGGATGCTAGCGTTAGCGCTTTTTGCTCGGCTTATCGGGCGCACTGCTGATAGCCACTATACAGACACACGCAATACAGAAACAAGGGTCAAGGGTCAAAGGTCAAAATCTTTCGGAATATGTGTAAAACTACCCACGGCTGTACTACACGCATAGATCAACTTGGCACCTGCGTCAAATGTGCTTCCCCTCCCACCACACCCCTCGCCTACCGCTGTCTCCCTTGATACGACAGTACGATCAGTAAATTTGTCatgttatgaaaaaataaattaaaaccatattaattgttttattaattaattaattaattaaaataaaaatagaaattgttaTAATCTGTGTAGGATGGCTGGTGTATAGTGCATCCAACCTAATGGAAGCATCTTCGACAAGTCTTATGATTGGCTGTCCCGAAAGCACCAGTGGTTACGCCTCACTGATGCGTGGGGTGCGTGCGAGTACCAACAATATCCTGATGGTTATAGCAAATAAGCCTGAATGTGCTGTTTTGAGACACTGGGTTCATATACATGCCCGTGTGCCGGGTGTCTCAAATCAACGTAGACTAATgaactaaatgtttttaataattttactaacatagttataagtcttataagttttactatactaacaacATATGGACTAGTTGattggtctgaaataaatgattttattattatta belongs to Pieris rapae chromosome 2, ilPieRapa1.1, whole genome shotgun sequence and includes:
- the LOC110995604 gene encoding exosome complex exonuclease RRP44, which codes for MWTTKTFLTKTKRGNILKIVREHYLRDDLLCGSAACKVCPHKDDECILDVQPESICALFDYNHYLLIDTNVVLHQIDILEDDALKNVIILQTVLEEVKHQNTAIFQRLLEIIGNKRRKFYSFVNEHHKDTYIERKPGEKPNDRNDRAIRKAAAWYLEHLSIKSLTGDFPKIVLLTDDENNRKLAQDEGIVCCSVKDYIENVNGYPGLLDKLSKNVMPENSTKDALYPAHLTPSQIHAGIRNGKLHQGTFYASRDNFLEGTATVNGFEKQILLQGHIGINRAIDGDIVAIEIFPEEEWRKPSDIVLEDKAEDPGDLLEEESILLNTAKSAASADISPTGKVVGIIRRKWRQYCGILMQSKFPGATRHLFSPAEKRIPRVRIETRQSDLLATQRILVALDSWPRNSRYPLGHFVRALGPIGDKDAENEVILLEHDVPHARFSEAVLACLPPDDWTITEEEIKKRVDLRSICVCSVDPPGCTDIDDALHARPIPGTTNGLKKYEVGVHIADVTHFVRPNTALDKEAASRSTTVYLVGKRIDMVPDLLSSNLCSLRGGEERLAFSCVWEIDENANVLNTKFHKSVIKSRAAMTYEQAQIAIDDGSRQDEVAASLRTLNALAKKLKQKRLDNGALLLASPEIRFEVDSETHEPMEVQAKRILDTNSMVEEFMLLANVSVAEHIASEFPQSALLRRHPAPPPANFNTFLKAAAQQGFELDVSTNKAFSKSLNEAVIPSRPFFNTLLRIMATRCMQQAVYFSSGTLAKEEYYHYGLACPIYTHFTSPIRRYADVVVHRLLASCIGADATHASILDTKYAVSLCENLNYRHRQAQYAGRASVALNTHILFKDRVEVESAVVLAVKRNALQVLIPKYGLEGPLYLPSDKFMYNEEEHVQICNGVVLRTFDEIVVRLSLDSTNLQHRKLVFHLVKPVIPGFSYEEMDVEVVDQPEIEIVDITRTKKRQKKDDVQIVEQPQVVIDITPRKKQETKSKKKKGRK